Part of the Sorghum bicolor cultivar BTx623 chromosome 1, Sorghum_bicolor_NCBIv3, whole genome shotgun sequence genome, AACACACATGAACATAACAGGCGACTGGGATACAAGATACCCCTTGCCCCTTTGGACTTGAGCCATAATTTTCCTTAACGTGTGTATACAGTGGAGACCACATATTTGATGGAGACATGAAAACCAGTTCAAAATATACTCCAACAATGTCGAAAATTTTCAAATGATGCATTTCCATAGTGTGTTTATATATGTACTATGTTGTAAAAGATGCTATGGAAATCTAATCTAGAAAAAAGATACAAAAATTGGTCAAATAAGTTTCCATACTATTTTTTTTCATGGATATTAGTGCTCTTTTGCATAAATTGGTCCAAGTTTAAAAAATCTAGAAATTGGTTTATTCAGGAAGAGAGTATGGTCTTGTTTGGCACAACTcaactttactagtgaagttattTTTAGAAATTTTATGAGCAACTTTCAAAGTAAAGTTGAGTTGTTTTGAAAAAGTTGTTCGACAAAACATCTATGAGAGAAAGaaatagaagagagagagagagctactATTTTCTAGCTTCATCTCAACTCATATCTTTGTAAAAGAACTTCATCCATAAAAAAAAAGTCTACAACAACTCATAAAACTGTTATAAGTTACGTTAAATAGGCTATATCGATCAGAAGGGCTCGACCAGTGGAATAAAGCTCGTCTACTACCCCCACTTCCAATCATTGCTACTGGAATTTATATAGTGATCAGTTTAATTTCACTCACTACCACCGGATTAACGAGACAAAAATTTATTTCCTTGACGTTTTGACACCATGTATTTTACAATGTGCACATAGTATTAAGTATCAAAGTACAAACAGAAAAATGTAGGAAAAACAAATGTGTGCGAGTGATCCTCATCCGTACCTACACTATCACTGCACATAAAAGATGTTGAAAACTACGCCATCCTTCTTATTCTTGGAGCTGTGGCACGTGTAAGTAGCTCCAAAACTATGGCAAAGACTATGTAGCACCAGCTATGCTCTGTAGTGTTGTGCTACCTATAGCCTTGACACCGCCATGACGTGCGCCACCGGCTGGTCCTCGCGGCGACCGCCGACCGTCGTCGATGAGGTTGTCGTCTTCCCCTTGGGCTTCTGCGCCGGTACGGTGGGCGCCAGCTTCCGTGCCGCCTCCCGGAGCTTCACCTTCTCGACCTTTCCGAGCGCGTTCCTAGGCAGCGCTCCGACGACCTGCACCTTCTTGGGAACCATGAAGCGCGCCATGCGCTTGCGGCAGAACGCGAGCACGTCGTCCTCACTGAGCTCGGCAGCGCTGTTCCTGCGCACGACAAAAGCGCACGGCGTCTCGCCCCAGTAGGGGTGCGGCATGGCCACCACCGCCGCGTCGGCCACGGCCGGGTGGCGGAACAGCACCTCCTCCACCTCCTTGCTGCAGATGTTCTCCCCGCCGCTGATGATCACGTCCTTGGACCGGTCCTTGATCTCGATGTATCCATCCTGGTGCACGACGCCGACGTCGCCGGTGAGGAACCAGCCGCCCCTGAAGGCGTTTTCGTTCGCCTCCGGGTTATTGAGGTAGCCCTTCATGACGCTGCTGCCTCGCAGGACGATCTCCCCGACGGTCTTGCCGTCGCGCGGCACGCTGACCATGGTTTCGGCGTTCTTGACGTCGGCGTCGGCGAGGGACAGGACGCTGACCCCCTGGCGCGCCTTGAGGCGCGCGCGCTCCGGGAGCGGGAGGCGGTCCCACTGGCCCCGCCACTCGCACGCGAGCGCGGGCCCCGTCGCCTCCGTGAGGCCGTAGGCGTGCGTGACCTTGAAACCGATCCGCTCGACGCGCTCGAGCagagcggccggcggcggcgcgccgccCGTGAGGACGTGGACGGGGGCCTCCAGCTGCCTGGCGGCGCCGTCGCCGGCGCCCTGGCCCTCGAGGAGGATGCTGAAGACGACGGGCGCGCAGCACATGTGGGTGACGCGGTGGCGCGCGATGGCGCGGTAGATGTCGGCTGGGCGCGCGTCGCGGATGCAGACGTTGACGCCGCCCCGCGCCGCCATGCCCCAGGTGAAGGTCCAGCCGTTGCAGTGGAACATAGGGAGCGTCCAGAGGTAGACGGGCTCGGTGGTTACCCCCCACTGCAGCAGCAGGCTGGTGGTGCTCAGGTACGCCCCGCGGTGGCTGTAGACGACGCCCTTGGGCGCGGACGTGGTGCCGGAGGTGTAGTTGAGCGTGACCGCGTCCCACTCGTCTTCGAGCGGCGGGAGGTCCGCGTCGGGGTCGGCGTGCGCGACGAGAGCCTCGTACTCGAGCTCCCCGAGCCGGGCCCCCGTGGGCGAGTCAATGTCGTCGATGACGGCGACGAGCGGGACGGCGGGCGTGCCGTCGGCGGCGAGGAGGCGGAGCGCGTCGCTGGCGAGGCGCACGTAGTCGTAGTCCACGAAGAATAACTTGGCGCCGGAGTGGCGCAGGATGGTGGCGACGGCGCCGGCGTCGAGGCGCGTGTTGATGGTGTTGAGCACGGCGCCGGCCATGGGCACGGCGAAGTGCATCTCGTACATGGCCGGCACGTTGGGCGCGAGCACGGAGACGACGTCGCCCCTGCGGACGCCGAGGGACAGCAGCGCGGACGCGAGGCGGCGGCAGCGGTGGTACGTCTGGCGCCAGGTGAAGCGGACGCGCCCGTAGATGACGGACGCGCGGTCGCCGTAGACGGCATTGGCGCGTGGCAGGAAACCCACGGGGCTCAGCGGCACGTAGTTGGCCGGGCGCTTGGGGAGCTGGTCCATGCCTAGCTAGCTTGTCGTTCGCTCGCTGTCGCTGCTCGCGTGCAGCCGtgcaaggaggaggaggagatggaggaTGTGTGCGTGTGGTGACGGCTGAGGCGAGTGAGCTGCTGGCACGGCCGTGGCGAATGGGTGGTTTATATAGGCGGCCCGGCCCGGGCAGTGCGAGGCGCGTTGGAAGGATGGGGGCCCAGCGCTGCTGCCCCTAGTGCAGCTGAAAGACCGGCAGTGCAGTGGGTTGTCTGTCCGGGAGAAAACGGAGATTTCCGGGGGCGGGGAGGCCCATTACAAGGAAAATGAAGTGAAAACGCGGCGTCTTGACCACACATGTTCCTTTTGCCTCCTGCGCACGATTTTTCACACTCCACCTGTAGCGATTCTACCGGCTTGTTATTGCTCGATCTTGTTGGACTGGATCGGTGGGGCTAGGCGACATGTCTGACCCCTGTTGCTGTTGCTCTGGTGCGGTCGTTTTGGGGTCCGGGTTGGGTTCCCGGCAGAGGAGACGGCAAATCGACGTGCCATGGCCCGTCGAGTGCTTGTGGCTAGGCCAGCGCGCACCCATCGATCTTCGGCCGTTGAATTAGAGCCACGCGATTGGTCTCAGGGGCGCCCCGGTACCATGCTAGAGTAGATAGTGCCGGTACACACTGGGATGCTAAGCTTCAGTTGCTTTCCCTGGATTGCATGATTGTAAGCCATCAACAGAGGACCTCTCTCGAAGGCGCTCGGTCAGCTACAGTTCAGAGAGGCGAAAAAAAGGCGATCCGGTCGTCGCTAGCGGAGCCAACAGCCAGTCTTAAATAAAGTTTCTAGGTTATTTCGACAATTCCCTTATCTAAAAATAGAATCTTTAGGTTTAGAGTTCCGGGCGGTGATGGGGCAGAATAAGCCTTCTCGGGTTTTTCCTTGCCCCATTGACGCTCCACTCTAGCAACGGCAGTGAGCCCGTGGAGGTGGTACTCCACATGTGGAGTCCCTATACATGAGTCGATGGTCATTTCTCTCGACGCTTGCCAAGGTAAGGTGGGTCTTAGTTTTTTGTTTCAagaaaggagaggaagttttGGGTTTTGCGGTGACGTAGAGGATGGATCGAGCTCGATTTCCTCGTGGCAGCGATTATCATTGACACTGGGCTCCAATCCAATGCGGAGGGTGCTCGGGGCACGGCCTCGATTGATGTTAGTAGGTACTGCATGGATAATTGCATGCTTTTCAGGTGATAATAATTCTGATCAATGATTAGttaaatatatatacaagtaTGGGACATAAACCCTGTATTAATAGAGATTTTTTTAAAGAGCCCCTCAGACGATAATAATTTTTAGCCATTGATAACAAATTTTTAAAGATCAAATGTCTTTTATATAACTTTTATTAGTCAGAACATGACACAAAATTTTTGAAGTCGGCAATCAAAGTTAGAAATATTTAACTCGGGGCCAAACTAATACGACACATAAAAAAGAACCGAGGGCGTATTCTTTAGTGAAAACACAGACACATACACACAGTGCATAGATGCACACTCACTTTGTTATCAAACGTCTCACCATCGATGAACATATTTATTAGCATTGGAAGAATAATGTTGTTAAATCTTCAAATAAATCAAGAAAATACGAGCACTATCTCAAGACAAAAACTTAAATTCAGGTTGGTAGGTTCCACTCTATAGAAAAAAACAACCAACCGCATGTCTCCTTCTGTCACTGCTTATTTGGCCGTCCACAAATTAATTAACATGGGAATGATTTTCCCGTTAATAATTTATAGGAGATAAACTTCCGAGTTGATTGAAGTTACTCCTAGTGGATGTCAACCATATTTCTTTTCCAATTCCAATAGTTAGTAACTGAAACGTCTTCTTGTAAAAAGAATAGTCAAAAGCAGAGAAAGAATAGTCAAAAGCAGAAGTTTTTAGAAGTGCCCGTCACAATTCTTTGATGATAGCACTACTATTAGAACCTCACAGGATAAAACCGTATTTTTCCTGTTTTTATTACAAGGCAGGTACACATGATTAGGCTTATCTTTTTTGTTTCCTCTTTTGTTTCTTAATCTGCTGGGCTCTGTTTGTTTTGAGCCAGGtttgtttttttctctctctttgttttgtttaataatattttcagtAGGGACGTATGTCCCTCCTGTTTCTTCAAAAAcacattattattttttaaattaTGCATTAAGTATACGCATGGGTGGATTTAGGTGTATtccctgtattctcgggaataCCTAACTATTTAGTACACTTTTATgtaaatatgtatatatacttttatatatatatataatgttatAATATATAGTATTTTCGCACTTTTGAGTTCAAAACATGTAAAGAACTGGCATTTCAATTAGAAATATATATTCTAGAAAGCAAATTTTGGTTTAAAGTTGTTGACTTGTAGTGCAATTAACTATATTTAAAGGCTATAGATTCGACTTTGTGAGAGTGAGAATACCCAAGTTTCAAATCCTGACTCCGCCACTTAGTATACGTGTATATGAGTGCGTCAACATTGTCTCTAGTGTGTTCcgcgaaaaaaggaaaaaatatattCTTGCCAAATAATCTCCTTCCAAAGGAAAAGAATTAATGTACTTTAGTGAGCTTTTTATCACTTGTAGAGAAGTTATTTTACCTTTCGGTTCTTGACGGCGGCATATTAGAATCTCTAGGTGCGGGTCCCATGTGTCTGTGGAACGGGGTTTCGTGTGAACTCTTTTGCTTGGCCATTGCGGAATTGACTTTTGGACCGACCGACCGAGGTTGGTCTCGGCACTTTGGCAGTGGCTCTATTGCTTTTGTAGTCAAGTCTGGACTTGTTTAGTTAATGGGTGAAACTTTTTTTGGTGttatattaaggccttgtttactttccaaaaattttgcaaaatatgaatagtaccactttcgtttgtatttgacaaatattatccagtcatgtactaactagactcaaaagattcgtctcgttaatttcgaccaaactgtgcaattagtttttattttcgtctatatttaatactttatacatgcgtctaaagatttgatgtgatggggaatctgaaaaattttgcaaaatattttgggaactaaacaaggtctaaatatTCTATGATATATAGGAAGAGTTGTTCCAATAttaattaaaaattaattatataacttGTGTGgaatttattaagtctaattaatctatcatcagTATATATATTACTATAGTAATTATGGATAATTATAAACATCTCGTGCTTTCTATACAAACTGtatattagttattttttatttatatttaatattttatgcatttaTTAAATATCCGATGTAACAGgatgatttttttaaactaaacagggccgccGTGGTACTGCAGTCTGCAGACCACGCATAGCAAACGTGCTTCCGATGACCACCATTCACATACTTGGTACTTAACCACGCATACCAAACGTGCTTcctatgtgtgtatatatacagAGAGAGAAATTACTTGGTACTTCTAGGAGTGGTAGTTATTCTcatgtttttatatatatatatatatatatatatatatatatatatatatatatatatatatatatatatatatatatatatatatatatatatatatatatatatatatatatggtgtattcattccattccaaattataagtcattttaagaatcTTGGAAAGTTAAAGCattttaagtttaactaaaattatagaaacaattacaaaaatttatgacatcaaatagttatcttattatataaatttggt contains:
- the LOC8061436 gene encoding benzoate--CoA ligase, peroxisomal, whose amino-acid sequence is MDQLPKRPANYVPLSPVGFLPRANAVYGDRASVIYGRVRFTWRQTYHRCRRLASALLSLGVRRGDVVSVLAPNVPAMYEMHFAVPMAGAVLNTINTRLDAGAVATILRHSGAKLFFVDYDYVRLASDALRLLAADGTPAVPLVAVIDDIDSPTGARLGELEYEALVAHADPDADLPPLEDEWDAVTLNYTSGTTSAPKGVVYSHRGAYLSTTSLLLQWGVTTEPVYLWTLPMFHCNGWTFTWGMAARGGVNVCIRDARPADIYRAIARHRVTHMCCAPVVFSILLEGQGAGDGAARQLEAPVHVLTGGAPPPAALLERVERIGFKVTHAYGLTEATGPALACEWRGQWDRLPLPERARLKARQGVSVLSLADADVKNAETMVSVPRDGKTVGEIVLRGSSVMKGYLNNPEANENAFRGGWFLTGDVGVVHQDGYIEIKDRSKDVIISGGENICSKEVEEVLFRHPAVADAAVVAMPHPYWGETPCAFVVRRNSAAELSEDDVLAFCRKRMARFMVPKKVQVVGALPRNALGKVEKVKLREAARKLAPTVPAQKPKGKTTTSSTTVGGRREDQPVAHVMAVSRL